From the genome of Denticeps clupeoides chromosome 17, fDenClu1.1, whole genome shotgun sequence:
GCAGCGTATGTGATCATCTCAGTGCCAGGAGTGAATgctggtccaaaaaaaaaaaaaaaaaaaaaaaaagaccgtcCCACTTGGAATAGTCCCGGTCCAGGCCTTATTAAACCCTCATTTCCTTTCAGACAGGCACAGGAAGGCTGTGGCTGCAAGGTCGTGCCTGCAAGGTCATTCCAGTATTCACACTTTCATTCATCGCGGTATATCTACCATAAATTAGACAGCGTCATTTACACACAACTGCTACTCACCGTTTACCCCCTGCTTATCTCCCGTTACACACAGACTAGCATATCACATGAAGCCAGGGAGGTAAATAGAAGAGAACAACATAACGGTACATGCAGAGCTATGAAACCGGGGCACTGCGCACTGTTTCATGAGCGATTTACTGGCTGAATGTGCCGCACGGTTACTGACGATTCCACCGGCACGATCTTCAGAGGGTGGTCCTTGCAGTGGTTGTAGAAGTAAGGGAAGACCGTCTCGTGGAATCTGTGCTTGACCACGTGCAGGCAGGTGTTGCGGCCCACGTCGGTGAAGGACACTTTTCCTTTGTCCCAGTCCAGCTGCACCCTCAGGGTCTGGACCTTCTGGTCGAGCCTCAGCGCTGAAAGGTTCTCCTGGGAGCTCCCTTTTCCATAGCGACCCCCACAGTACCCCACGTACCATAAACCGGTCTTGTGCTTGATTTGTCTCTTCCTGTACACTGATTCGGAGATCACCCCTACGGCCCAGGCCGCACTGTTGCCGACCTCCACGTCCCAGCAGTGGACCCCCGAGCTAAAACCCTCTGAGCCCAGCACGCTGGCGAAGCCCTCAAACCGCTCCGGGTTATTGGGAAGCAACTTTTGCTTTTCGCTGGACACCAAGCTGACCAGATCCTCTGACAGTGACAGGTTAGCGTTGGCTGTGTTGGGGTCCAGGACCACCGGAGCTACAGATACCGAGAGGAGACAGGACTTAATATCGACTTCAGACCCATGGAGAGCTCGAGCCGCGCCCGATACTCACTGTACTGCACCATCGACTGCAGCCTGCTGGACACGGCGAACACCAGATTTCCCAGGTGCTTGGCCACCTGGATCAGTGCCTCTCCCGACACCCTCTCTGGATCGTGAGGCAGGTACTGAGCTCTGGAATAAGACACCAGGGTCAGTGGTGCTGAAGGAGCGGCAGCAGAAGCAGAGAAGACCAACACTCACCTCTCAGACAGAGACTTGTAGTTCTGCGAACGGAACCAAGAGAACTGAAGTTAGTTGGTAATCTGAGCGAGCCCCGCCCCGACAGGTTCTGTAAGGTGTCCCTTGTACGGACTAGAAATAGAGAATTACCATCAGGAACGGCAGACTTTCAGCTCCTATCTCCTCCTCGATGGCTCTGATGGTGTCTTTAAGAAATGCGATTTCAGAATTGAGGTCATctgtcttcttcttcatcagctGGCagctctgctcctcttcctccttcaatGCAGCCAGTCTCATTCCCTCTTCCTCACGTAGGAACTGGTGAAGCTCCTCAAACTTCTCCTTGATGAGCCTTTCTGTCTGATGGGCTTGGCCCTGAAACGAAAGCAGTTTTAGGGAAAGAAACGTAACAACTGAGCGGAATGAACTCAGCATCTCACCTTGATGAACTCGGTCGTTCTGCAAAAGGTTCGTTTGAAACCTTCAAGCGCTTTGACCTTCTCCTGTAGGGGCTTGAGCTTGAAGATGAGCTCCTCCTGAAAGTAAAAAATCAATTCGCTGCTCATTCAAATGCATCAGACGTGACCTTTGCCCCgaatacagaacattttaaaagccCTGAGGTCCCGGCGTTTCTTTTATTCTCCAGTTCCCTCCAGCTTCACCTTCTACTCAACTTGGTCAGCTTGAGGCTGAAATGCTGCAGATGTTTGAATGAAGATGTTGAATCCAGACAGACAAAGAACACGACGGGCTGGTTATTAACCTTGTGATCTGGAGCAGCTTGCTCCAGGGTGCGGAAGCTCAGGTCGCTGTGCTTCGTGGGGTCGCGGCACGCGGCACAAACCGGCTTCTTGCTGCGCTCGCAGAAGTGCGTGAGCGTCTGGCAGTGTGCGCTGCAGAGGCCGGCCTCCTCCGACAGGCTGGCGGCGCGCTGCCTCCGGTCCTGCAGGATGGCTTCGCACATCCCCTTCAGCACGATGTTGCAGGGGGGCGTCGTGTTCATGGAGAGGCTCCTGCAGACCGGGCACTCTGTGGCTCCTCGCTGGTCCCAGAACGTCCTCAGGCAGGACCTGCAGAGGCTGTGGGAGCAGGCCAGCAGGACGGGGTCGTTGAAGACGTCACAGCACACCGGACAGAAGAAGTCCTCTTCTGACAGAGAGGGTCTGGAGGCCATGATCTCTTGCAGGTGATGCACCTCTGCTCCTCTGCAGCAGAAATGAACATCACCCGGCATGGTGGAGCCCCAAATACAGGCTCCCTGGTGGGCGGAGCTCCCTGG
Proteins encoded in this window:
- the LOC114766742 gene encoding zinc-binding protein A33-like isoform X2, with the protein product MPGDVHFCCRGAEVHHLQEIMASRPSLSEEDFFCPVCCDVFNDPVLLACSHSLCRSCLRTFWDQRGATECPVCRSLSMNTTPPCNIVLKGMCEAILQDRRQRAASLSEEAGLCSAHCQTLTHFCERSKKPVCAACRDPTKHSDLSFRTLEQAAPDHKEELIFKLKPLQEKVKALEGFKRTFCRTTEFIKGQAHQTERLIKEKFEELHQFLREEEGMRLAALKEEEEQSCQLMKKKTDDLNSEIAFLKDTIRAIEEEIGAESLPFLMNYKSLSERAQYLPHDPERVSGEALIQVAKHLGNLVFAVSSRLQSMVQYTPVVLDPNTANANLSLSEDLVSLVSSEKQKLLPNNPERFEGFASVLGSEGFSSGVHCWDVEVGNSAAWAVGVISESVYRKRQIKHKTGLWYVGYCGGRYGKGSSQENLSALRLDQKVQTLRVQLDWDKGKVSFTDVGRNTCLHVVKHRFHETVFPYFYNHCKDHPLKIVPVESSVTVRHIQPVNRS
- the LOC114766742 gene encoding tripartite motif-containing protein 35-like isoform X1, with amino-acid sequence MVKDLSHPNGGPVLSNTERMRRSFFPRRPGAEVHHLQEIMASRPSLSEEDFFCPVCCDVFNDPVLLACSHSLCRSCLRTFWDQRGATECPVCRSLSMNTTPPCNIVLKGMCEAILQDRRQRAASLSEEAGLCSAHCQTLTHFCERSKKPVCAACRDPTKHSDLSFRTLEQAAPDHKEELIFKLKPLQEKVKALEGFKRTFCRTTEFIKGQAHQTERLIKEKFEELHQFLREEEGMRLAALKEEEEQSCQLMKKKTDDLNSEIAFLKDTIRAIEEEIGAESLPFLMNYKSLSERAQYLPHDPERVSGEALIQVAKHLGNLVFAVSSRLQSMVQYTPVVLDPNTANANLSLSEDLVSLVSSEKQKLLPNNPERFEGFASVLGSEGFSSGVHCWDVEVGNSAAWAVGVISESVYRKRQIKHKTGLWYVGYCGGRYGKGSSQENLSALRLDQKVQTLRVQLDWDKGKVSFTDVGRNTCLHVVKHRFHETVFPYFYNHCKDHPLKIVPVESSVTVRHIQPVNRS